The following are from one region of the Bradyrhizobium sediminis genome:
- a CDS encoding FAD:protein FMN transferase, whose protein sequence is MRPDAPTRRRVITIFAAAAAVAGSPARPREADYAWRGVAMGADATILFNGVEPATARSAIAAAAAEIDRLEDALSLFRENSELRRLNRDKLLPSPSGDVRRALALALDIAGRSGGLFDPSVQALWEAHVDWFAASPDAGLPPDKLIAKARAAVDWRRIAIEPDGIRTGADQRLTLNGLGQGYVTDRVADLLYLRGLRHILVDLGEQRALGPRQDGAPWLVARANAAPFALSGGALATSEGSGCVLGASGAAHHLFDPRNGRSATHWKTITVHHRSAAVADALSTALYAASPDEIEALLPRFAGTAIWATGHDGRERRWISPPVDGTVG, encoded by the coding sequence ATGCGACCTGACGCCCCGACGCGACGCCGCGTCATCACGATTTTCGCTGCCGCCGCCGCCGTCGCCGGCAGCCCTGCCCGGCCGCGAGAGGCCGACTACGCCTGGCGCGGCGTCGCGATGGGTGCGGACGCCACCATCCTGTTCAACGGGGTCGAACCCGCAACCGCCCGCAGCGCCATTGCCGCCGCGGCCGCGGAAATCGATCGTCTCGAAGACGCGCTGAGCCTGTTCCGCGAAAACTCGGAATTGCGGCGCCTGAACCGTGACAAGCTGCTGCCTTCGCCGAGCGGCGACGTGCGCCGCGCGCTGGCACTGGCGCTCGATATCGCCGGCCGCAGCGGCGGCCTGTTCGATCCGAGCGTCCAGGCGCTTTGGGAAGCGCATGTGGACTGGTTTGCCGCATCGCCCGACGCCGGCCTGCCGCCCGATAAACTGATCGCCAAGGCGCGGGCAGCGGTCGACTGGCGCCGGATTGCGATCGAACCTGACGGCATCCGCACCGGCGCGGATCAGCGCCTCACGCTCAACGGCCTCGGCCAGGGGTATGTCACCGACCGGGTCGCGGACCTGCTGTATTTACGTGGCTTGCGACATATCTTGGTCGATCTCGGCGAGCAGCGCGCGCTCGGGCCGCGCCAGGACGGTGCGCCATGGCTGGTCGCCCGCGCCAATGCCGCGCCGTTCGCACTGAGCGGCGGCGCGCTGGCGACCTCGGAAGGTTCAGGCTGCGTGCTCGGCGCGTCCGGCGCTGCGCATCATCTGTTCGACCCGCGCAACGGCCGCAGTGCCACACATTGGAAGACAATCACGGTGCATCATCGCTCCGCCGCGGTCGCCGATGCGCTGTCGACGGCGCTTTACGCCGCTTCGCCGGACGAAATCGAGGCCCTGCTGCCGCGCTTTGCGGGAACGGCGATATGGGCGACCGGCCACGACGGACGCGAACGGCGATGGATTTCGCCGCCGGTCGATGGGACCGTCGGCTGA
- a CDS encoding c-type cytochrome gives MKRMITVVAISMVSASGAFAQDVAAGATSYKKCAACHDVGPTAKNKVGPVLNGLDGRKSGTVAAYNYSDANKGSGITWSEEVFLEYIKDPKAKIPGTKMVFAGIKNEGEAKSLWAFLKQYDAEGKTK, from the coding sequence ATGAAGAGAATGATTACGGTGGTTGCGATCTCGATGGTATCGGCGAGCGGCGCGTTCGCACAGGACGTGGCAGCCGGCGCAACCTCGTACAAGAAGTGCGCCGCCTGTCACGATGTGGGACCGACGGCGAAGAACAAGGTCGGTCCGGTGCTGAACGGCCTCGATGGCCGCAAATCCGGAACGGTGGCCGCTTACAATTATTCCGATGCCAACAAGGGTTCCGGCATCACCTGGAGCGAGGAAGTCTTCCTCGAATACATCAAGGATCCCAAGGCCAAGATCCCGGGCACCAAGATGGTGTTCGCCGGCATCAAGAACGAGGGCGAGGCGAAGAGTCTCTGGGCCTTCCTCAAGCAGTACGACGCGGAAGGCAAGACCAAGTAA
- a CDS encoding bacteriohemerythrin, with product MGLLHWESRYSVGIAAVDHEHRELVDLVNRLYEEATSRGSKDAVLDFFGDLFKAISAHFALEERFMRERSYDQLVQHKNDHERLLDEIRDIMEDFEASDRFDEGLLAQRLDAWFSRHFETHDARLHNALGTHPG from the coding sequence ATGGGCCTTTTGCATTGGGAGAGCCGCTACAGCGTCGGGATAGCCGCCGTCGATCACGAGCACAGGGAACTCGTCGACCTCGTCAACCGTCTTTACGAAGAGGCCACCTCGCGGGGATCGAAGGATGCGGTGCTCGATTTCTTCGGTGACCTGTTCAAGGCGATCTCGGCGCATTTTGCGCTCGAGGAGCGCTTCATGCGCGAACGCAGCTACGACCAGCTGGTCCAGCACAAGAACGACCACGAACGCCTGCTGGACGAGATCCGCGACATCATGGAGGATTTCGAGGCCAGCGACCGCTTCGACGAAGGTTTGCTGGCGCAGCGGCTCGATGCGTGGTTTTCCCGGCACTTCGAGACCCATGACGCAAGGCTGCACAACGCGCTCGGCACCCATCCGGGGTGA
- a CDS encoding cytochrome b N-terminal domain-containing protein, which translates to MIGAIRSVLRAGFSLIERPFDRLFSPQLNPIAQLGALGFFFFWIVAVSGIYLFIFFDTGIERAYQSVEHMTQAYWFHAGVMRSFHRYASDLMVVMVVVHLLREFSLDRYRGVRWFSWITGLPIIWLLYASGITGYWLVWDKLAQYVAIVSSELLDWLPIFGEPIARNFISTGTLTSRFFSLMVFMHVAVPLFLLFIMWIHIIRISRPKMNPPRTLALLSLAALLAVSIWKPALSQGHADLAKVPAEVGIDWLYLPLYPLTNIWGNGAVWAFLGAFSLMIALMPWLPPMRRAKPAEIDLAHCNGCARCAEDCPYEAIRMVPRTDGMPFPTEAAVNPSLCVSCGICVGACPSSTPFRRSEELKTGIDLPDYSLKELRERVVAAAGTLAKPGRVLVLACEHGAAGGRLDGTVVMPCVAMMPPSLIDFVLSRDLADGVVVAGCAESACYNRLGVDWTEQRFAGQRDPYLRARVPRNRIATIWASAIEVTKAESAIASFAATIAGLPPLRLRSPLAASLVSRPGRNREPAEAKGDS; encoded by the coding sequence GTGATCGGCGCCATCCGCAGCGTGCTTCGGGCAGGATTTTCGCTGATAGAGCGGCCGTTCGACCGGCTGTTCTCGCCGCAGCTCAATCCGATCGCGCAGCTCGGCGCGCTCGGCTTCTTCTTTTTCTGGATCGTGGCGGTGAGCGGGATCTATCTGTTCATCTTCTTCGATACCGGCATCGAGCGGGCCTATCAATCGGTCGAGCATATGACGCAGGCCTACTGGTTTCACGCCGGCGTCATGCGCAGCTTTCACCGTTATGCCTCCGACCTGATGGTGGTGATGGTGGTAGTCCATCTGCTGCGGGAGTTTTCGCTGGATCGTTATCGCGGCGTTCGCTGGTTCTCCTGGATCACCGGCCTGCCAATCATCTGGCTGCTCTACGCCTCGGGGATCACCGGCTACTGGCTGGTGTGGGACAAGCTCGCGCAATATGTCGCGATCGTCTCGTCGGAACTCCTGGACTGGCTGCCGATTTTCGGCGAGCCGATTGCTCGCAATTTCATCTCCACCGGCACGCTCACCAGCCGCTTCTTTTCACTGATGGTGTTCATGCATGTGGCGGTGCCGCTGTTCCTGCTCTTCATCATGTGGATTCATATCATCCGCATCTCCCGGCCGAAGATGAACCCGCCGCGGACGCTTGCGCTGCTGTCGCTGGCGGCATTGCTCGCGGTGTCGATCTGGAAGCCCGCGCTGTCGCAGGGCCACGCCGATCTGGCCAAGGTCCCCGCCGAGGTCGGTATCGACTGGCTCTATCTGCCGCTCTATCCCCTGACCAATATCTGGGGCAACGGCGCGGTCTGGGCCTTTTTGGGCGCGTTCTCGCTGATGATCGCGCTGATGCCCTGGCTGCCGCCGATGCGGCGGGCGAAGCCTGCGGAAATCGATCTGGCGCATTGCAACGGCTGCGCGCGCTGCGCCGAGGATTGCCCCTACGAGGCGATCCGGATGGTCCCGCGCACCGATGGCATGCCGTTTCCGACCGAGGCCGCGGTCAATCCGTCGCTCTGCGTATCCTGCGGCATCTGCGTCGGCGCATGTCCTTCCTCGACGCCGTTCCGCCGCTCGGAGGAGCTCAAGACCGGGATCGATCTGCCCGACTACTCGCTGAAGGAATTGCGCGAGCGGGTCGTCGCCGCCGCCGGCACATTGGCGAAGCCGGGGCGGGTGCTGGTGCTCGCCTGCGAACACGGCGCCGCCGGCGGGCGCCTCGATGGAACGGTCGTGATGCCCTGCGTCGCGATGATGCCGCCGTCGCTGATCGACTTCGTGCTCAGCCGCGATCTCGCCGACGGTGTGGTGGTCGCGGGCTGCGCGGAAAGCGCTTGCTACAACCGCCTCGGCGTCGACTGGACCGAGCAGCGCTTTGCCGGACAGCGCGATCCCTATTTGCGCGCCCGGGTGCCGCGCAACCGCATTGCCACGATCTGGGCCTCGGCGATCGAGGTGACGAAAGCCGAATCCGCCATTGCATCGTTCGCCGCCACCATCGCCGGCCTGCCGCCGCTGCGTCTGCGGTCTCCGCTGGCGGCCAGTCTCGTATCCCGGCCCGGCAGGAATCGTGAACCCGCCGAAGCGAAGGGGGATTCATGA
- a CDS encoding SCO family protein, with translation MTWGRIAACAATVLAYLLIAPVSAGAASPQLDPAATVAKGTQALGRAIGNYTLVDMKGAPLALRDYRGKPLVISLVYTACSSVCPPTTQHVIDAVNEAGRMIGLDRFNVLTVGFDARNDTPVRLTQFASMQGIKLPNWRVASADPATIEALLGDLGFSYRAVAGGFDHLTQTTIVDREGRIYRHVYGEEFPLQMFMEPLKDVVYGTTTSFTFSGIVDRIKFICTAYDPGAGRYRIDYGLVFGSVIAAFSLLVMGGLILREWFRSAHA, from the coding sequence ATGACCTGGGGCCGCATTGCGGCATGCGCGGCGACCGTGCTCGCTTATTTGCTCATTGCGCCGGTTTCCGCAGGGGCCGCGTCGCCACAACTCGATCCCGCGGCAACGGTCGCCAAGGGAACGCAGGCGCTTGGACGAGCCATCGGCAACTACACCCTTGTCGACATGAAGGGCGCGCCACTGGCGTTGCGCGACTACCGCGGCAAGCCGCTGGTGATCAGCCTGGTCTACACCGCCTGCAGTTCGGTCTGCCCGCCGACCACCCAGCATGTCATCGACGCCGTGAACGAGGCCGGGCGGATGATCGGCCTGGACCGCTTCAACGTGCTCACGGTCGGCTTCGACGCGCGCAACGACACGCCGGTACGGCTGACCCAGTTCGCATCGATGCAAGGCATCAAACTGCCGAACTGGCGGGTGGCCAGCGCCGATCCCGCGACCATCGAGGCGCTGCTCGGCGACCTCGGCTTCAGCTACCGCGCGGTGGCCGGCGGCTTCGATCATCTGACGCAAACCACGATCGTCGACCGCGAGGGCAGGATCTACCGCCACGTCTACGGCGAGGAGTTCCCGCTGCAGATGTTCATGGAGCCGCTGAAGGACGTCGTCTACGGCACCACGACCTCGTTCACCTTCAGCGGCATCGTGGACCGTATCAAGTTCATCTGCACCGCCTACGATCCGGGCGCCGGCCGCTACCGCATCGATTACGGGCTGGTGTTCGGCAGCGTGATCGCGGCGTTCTCTCTCCTCGTCATGGGCGGCCTCATCCTGCGGGAGTGGTTTCGCTCGGCGCACGCATGA
- the cyoE gene encoding heme o synthase yields the protein MRAAIGLTISLLKLRIGVAIAASALAGIAVASGPGLAWWQITGLALAILGASGAAGAFNHYYERDVDRLMRRTCTRPFASGTFKPSPWWLVGFLGLLAASLGLASVSAGNVAAAYVFLGAFTYGIVYTVWLKRRSTWNIVVGGLAGSFAVLAGAAAVDPSPQVIPTVLAVALFLWTPPHFWSLAAAKGQDYAKAGIPMLPVVVPAYAWTLAILVHSVALAAVSLVPLWFGEGLLYGLGAGLGGGYFVWKSVKLYRVPSKENAMVNFFASLVQLALLIAGALLASAVRHWL from the coding sequence ATGCGCGCCGCAATCGGATTGACGATTTCGCTCCTGAAACTCAGGATCGGCGTCGCGATTGCGGCGAGCGCGCTGGCCGGAATTGCGGTCGCGAGCGGACCGGGACTGGCGTGGTGGCAGATCACCGGCCTCGCACTGGCAATCCTGGGCGCCTCCGGGGCGGCAGGCGCCTTCAACCATTACTACGAGCGTGACGTCGACCGGCTGATGCGGCGCACCTGCACGCGCCCGTTTGCGAGCGGGACGTTCAAGCCGAGCCCGTGGTGGCTGGTCGGGTTTCTCGGGCTGCTGGCGGCCTCGCTCGGGCTCGCCTCGGTCAGCGCCGGCAACGTGGCGGCGGCCTATGTCTTCCTCGGCGCCTTCACCTACGGCATCGTCTACACGGTGTGGCTGAAGCGCCGCAGCACCTGGAACATCGTGGTTGGAGGCTTGGCCGGGAGTTTTGCGGTGCTCGCCGGTGCCGCGGCGGTCGATCCGTCGCCGCAGGTGATCCCGACCGTGCTGGCGGTTGCGCTGTTTCTGTGGACGCCGCCGCACTTCTGGAGCCTCGCGGCCGCCAAGGGCCAGGACTATGCCAAGGCCGGCATCCCGATGCTGCCGGTGGTGGTTCCGGCCTATGCCTGGACACTGGCGATCCTCGTCCACTCGGTGGCGCTGGCCGCCGTTTCGCTGGTGCCGCTCTGGTTCGGCGAAGGGCTGCTCTATGGGCTCGGCGCCGGACTTGGCGGCGGCTATTTCGTCTGGAAGAGCGTGAAGCTCTATCGCGTTCCTTCCAAGGAGAATGCGATGGTCAACTTTTTCGCGTCGCTGGTGCAACTGGCGCTGTTGATCGCCGGCGCGCTGCTCGCGAGCGCCGTCAGGCATTGGTTATGA
- a CDS encoding cbb3-type cytochrome c oxidase subunit I, which translates to MTAETVIGAVPAQAEFRTCQYTGLKVDTAAQALIKANAVAAVVFLAVGGLMGLLVALTRWPAVHLLPADWFYLILTGHGANVLLFWIIFFEIAVLYFASAILLNSRLAAPKLGWVGFVMMVVGAIATNVAVLQGDSSVMFTSYPPMKAQPHFYLGLILFAVGALIGCALFFATLVIAKEERTYEGSIPLVTFGALTAAIIAVFTIASGAIILIPTWLWSLGLISDIDPLMYKVVWWAMGHSSQQINVSAHVSLWYLTAALLVGAKPLSEKVSRTAFFMYILFLQLASAHHLLAEPGMDASWKIVNTSYMMYLAVLGSMVHGLTVPGAIEAAQRKNGYNRGVFEWLRKAPWGHPAFAGMFLSLVFFGFIGGISGVVLGTEQLNVLMHNTIYVPGHFHGTVVAGTTLAFMGATYLVLPLVFQREIVWPKLAKIQPYLFGIGAAGISLFMMGAGTLGVARRHWDMTFSDANLGFAHSAGAFLMMGLNGIFAIIAAIGGIIFVLVVVATAFFGEKITGGHKLTFPLHAGGGAAASHYGNEKAPKLPGTIILVALFFVCFVLYYFINWKYLSELWLFR; encoded by the coding sequence ATGACCGCAGAAACCGTCATCGGCGCCGTTCCGGCGCAGGCAGAATTTCGCACCTGCCAGTACACCGGCCTCAAGGTCGATACCGCGGCGCAGGCGCTGATCAAGGCGAATGCCGTGGCCGCGGTGGTGTTTCTCGCCGTCGGCGGGCTGATGGGGCTGTTGGTGGCGCTGACGCGCTGGCCGGCGGTGCATCTGCTTCCGGCCGACTGGTTCTATCTGATCCTGACCGGACACGGCGCCAATGTGCTGTTGTTCTGGATCATCTTCTTCGAAATCGCAGTGCTGTATTTCGCCTCCGCGATCCTGCTCAACTCGCGGCTGGCGGCGCCCAAGCTCGGCTGGGTCGGTTTCGTGATGATGGTGGTCGGCGCGATCGCGACCAATGTCGCCGTGCTGCAGGGCGATTCCAGCGTGATGTTCACCTCCTATCCGCCGATGAAGGCCCAGCCGCACTTCTATCTCGGCCTGATCCTGTTCGCGGTCGGCGCCCTGATCGGCTGCGCGCTCTTCTTCGCAACGCTGGTGATCGCGAAGGAGGAAAGAACCTACGAGGGATCGATCCCGCTGGTGACCTTCGGCGCGCTGACCGCCGCGATCATCGCGGTGTTCACGATCGCCTCGGGCGCCATCATCCTGATCCCGACCTGGCTGTGGTCGCTCGGCCTGATCTCCGACATCGATCCTTTGATGTACAAGGTGGTGTGGTGGGCGATGGGCCATTCCTCGCAGCAGATCAACGTCTCGGCGCATGTATCGCTCTGGTACCTGACCGCGGCGCTCCTGGTCGGCGCCAAGCCCTTGAGCGAGAAGGTCAGCCGCACCGCCTTCTTCATGTACATCCTGTTCCTGCAGCTCGCCTCGGCGCACCATCTGTTGGCCGAACCGGGCATGGATGCGAGCTGGAAGATCGTCAACACCAGTTACATGATGTATCTCGCCGTGCTCGGCTCGATGGTCCACGGCCTGACCGTGCCGGGCGCGATCGAGGCGGCGCAGCGCAAGAACGGCTACAATCGCGGCGTGTTCGAATGGCTGCGCAAGGCGCCGTGGGGCCATCCGGCCTTCGCCGGAATGTTCCTGTCGCTGGTGTTCTTCGGCTTCATCGGCGGCATCTCCGGCGTCGTGCTCGGCACCGAACAGCTCAACGTGCTGATGCACAATACGATCTACGTGCCGGGCCACTTCCACGGCACCGTGGTGGCGGGAACGACGCTGGCCTTCATGGGAGCGACCTATCTCGTGCTGCCGCTGGTGTTCCAGCGCGAAATCGTCTGGCCCAAGCTCGCCAAGATCCAGCCCTACCTGTTCGGGATCGGCGCCGCCGGCATCTCGCTGTTCATGATGGGCGCGGGCACGCTCGGCGTCGCGCGCCGGCATTGGGACATGACCTTCAGTGATGCCAATCTCGGCTTCGCTCACTCCGCGGGCGCATTCCTGATGATGGGACTCAACGGCATCTTCGCGATCATCGCTGCGATCGGCGGCATCATCTTCGTGCTCGTCGTCGTGGCCACGGCGTTCTTCGGCGAGAAGATCACGGGCGGTCACAAGCTGACCTTCCCGCTGCACGCGGGCGGCGGTGCCGCGGCCTCGCACTACGGCAACGAGAAGGCGCCGAAATTGCCGGGCACCATCATCCTGGTCGCGCTCTTCTTCGTCTGTTTCGTCCTCTATTACTTCATCAACTGGAAATATCTGTCGGAACTCTGGCTGTTCCGCTGA